In Schizosaccharomyces osmophilus chromosome 2, complete sequence, the following proteins share a genomic window:
- the ync13 gene encoding Munc family exocytic/endocytic regulator Ync13, whose amino-acid sequence MNCRRKPLPLHTKEVQLAESIPKEELYNWSLKNVLVLFLVQYRVSAPSTLQSVSTSQLITDKRASAISNNNNAINVKEKRGSLKYPKEFIKYLTTELENISMGRNPKYQDQLLRGTFAAFYTTISKPYIMKQMKESRRIEDLFLIFTSSVSSELTKRLGSFESDLSDEISVSFIDLCESILITRQLLAPTSDFIVHLNMYKSKIQSRTDILTSKRVSKGTEKFDFSSFPLLKVFASIFKVAYSKVLLDAENVFSTIDESAIFKDITILIDDLENDTCKYSQSVLDFSNYKAYSTYKTRELQILEQHRKIMLSFNPLLSEIYNRNHGNSSSSTPETLTCVPPVTRPYFRQLLALCLQYRSGVSDCAEEKNVNTFIRECSIYWRILPSSRLALSMELGREYFQKDIISMMNVLDYFGELSKVTKEFESVYWPKVDVSMLKTALVGIRNVLLQRIKISLINVLNNKKSNFHNLLVVLELCLENGKYVNEDLNPKAEFISIALCLQEICQEIFLNEFNISSKKAVSDGIDEILLQSRALNDRVEFIQQTCPDAIYGIISLPSLFTSVVLPNYITSAMEVTKAHLQSNAKGNLDALTNDMIDAYGDLKRMINLLRFYHQDEYELGNFEGFFQPFVDSWLNNVEVNANDWLQRALQKDTFDTLNKEAACSSSIIDLFHAFHQSFRTLMNFEWEDTLCNARFFTKFFRIVYMVLSKYTSWVLKTFFDEANKKDESVDLRTENESSSSSWLSKARTMLSGTSEVLPFHFSTFMCILLNNVHYAIQAYEELESKIDLQELVQALDQAESTKVQKLSTTNYLYTVKVIRGENLQPDDTGKIRTSYVVLTDNRGKRIGKTRPIHSMNPRWEDSFEIKAKDSLIITANLWSKGKFGDHEIFGRCSFPLTPKVYGDYIAREDWLNLNPHGELLFRIEMDGEKEHIGFYVGRTYHDLERSQSEMIRFIVNKMDPVISQNLSMPTLRRLLSGSWMDFDKTMTSVTSLFNRATLTSFSKKEDPKKEDHELTDVEIESAINDLLDFFDVNFSVIARHLSKDVFITVMSYVWDEVMCTIEDLLLPPVSAKPIERKPLPENQLNIVYSWLQFLKDYLHANGEGVKLSVLETEHYQELLKIREYYDKSTDELLEECEKITLHLYHSSRLINNLTGNNAGMSKLAKLSNKEIYRSGTIRQYVPQVQQATEGELERNERIILRILRMRANSKRFLLKHFQRKDKLKMADAMRNGYVMPLGHLKKV is encoded by the exons ATGAATTGCAGACGTAAACCTCTTCCCCTTCACACGAAGGAAGTTCAGCTTGCTGAATCTATcccaaaagaagaattataCAA TTGGTCTTTAAAAAACGTtttagttttgtttttggttcaATATCGCGTGTCAGCTCCTTCCACATTGCAGTCTGTATCAACTAGCCAATTAATTACTGATAAGAGAGCTTCTGCAATAAGTAATAACAATAATGCTATTAACGTGAAGGAAAAACGAGGGTCACTGAAATATCCCAAGGAGTTTATAAAGTACTTAACAACTGAACTCGAAAATATTAGTATGGGTCGTAACCCGAAATATCAAGACCAGTTGCTTCGTGGGACATTTGCCGCTTTCTATACCACCATCAGCAAACCCTACATAATGAAGCAGATGAAAGAATCTCGAAGAATTgaagatttgtttttaattttcacCAGCTCAGTTTCATCTGAACTCACAAAGCGTTTGGGTTCCTTTGAGAGTGACCTTTCTGATGAGATTTCTGTCTCATTTATAGATTTGTGTGAGTCTATTTTAATAACTCGGCAGCTGCTTGCTCCTACATCTGACTTTATTGTTCATCTTAATATGTACAAGTCAAAAATTCAGAGTCGTACAGACATCTTAACCTCAAAACGTGTTAGCAAAGGCACTGAaaagtttgatttttcttcgtttccGCTTCTAAAGGTATTTGCTTCGATATTTAAGGTAGCATACTCCAAAGTTTTGTTGGATGCTGAAAATGTGTTTTCTACTATTGATGAATCGGCTATATTTAAAGATATTACGATATTAATTGACGATCTCGAAAATGACACTTGTAAATATTCTCAGTCTGTCTTAGACTTTTCCAATTACAAAGCCTATTCTACTTATAAAACTCGTGAACTGCAGATATTAGAGCAACATCGAAAAATCATGCTTAGCTTTAATCCGCTATTGTCAGAAATCTACAACAGAAATCATGGAAATAGCTCTAGTAGTACACCAGAGACACTAACTTGCGTCCCTCCCGTTACACGCCCTTACTTTCGACAGTTGCTAGCACTTTGTCTTCAATACCGTTCTGGCGTCTCTGACTGCGCAGAGGAAAAAAACGTAAATACATTCATTCGTGAATGCTCGATTTATTGGAGAATTTTGCCTTCAAGTCGATTAGCATTGAGCATGGAGCTTGGTCGtgaatattttcaaaaggataTAATATCAATGATGAATGTTTTAGATTACTTTGGCGAGTTATCTAAGGTGACGAAGGAGTTCGAAAGTGTGTACTGGCCAAAAGTAGAT GTATCTATGCTCAAAACAGCTCTTGTTGGAATTCGAAATGTACTTTTACAAAGGATTAAGATTTCGCTCATTAATGTTTTAAATAACAAGAAATCTAATTTTCATAATCTATTAGTTGTACTAGAATTATGCCTTGAAAACGGTAAATATGTTAACGAGGATTTAAACCCGAAAGCAGAATTTATATCAATTGCATTGTGTTTACAGGAAATCTGTCAGGAAATTTTCCTTAATGAGTTTAATAtatcatcaaaaaaagccGTTTCCGACGGAATCGATGAAATCTTGTTGCAGAGTCGTGCTCTGAATGATAGAGTCGAATTTATTCAACAAACCTGTCCAGACGCTATTTACGGCATAATTTCCTTACCAAGTCTATTCACCAGTGTTGTTTTGCCTAATTATATTACTTCTGCAATGGAGGTGACCAAAGCTCATCTTCAAAGTAATGCTAAGGGTAATCTCGATGCTCTTACGAATGACATGATTGACGCTTATGGAGATTTGAAGAGAATGATTAACTTACTTCGTTTTTACCATCAAGACGAATACGAACTTGGTAACTTTGAAGGATTTTTTCAACCGTTTGTGGATTCTTGGCTGAATAACGTAGAAGTCAACGCGAATGATTGGCTTCAAAGAGCATTGCAGAAAGACACATTTGATACTCTGAATAAAGAAGCAGCATGTAGTAGCTCCATTATTGATCTTTTTCACGCTTTTCATCAATCCTTCCGTACGCTTATGAATTTTGAATGGGAAGACACTCTTTGCAATGCGAGGttttttacgaaattcTTTAGGATCGTGTATATGGTTTTATCTAAATATACTAGCTGGGtattgaaaactttttttgatgaagctaataaaaaagatgaaagcgTGGACTTGCGAACTGAAAACGAAAGCTCAAGCTCATCTTGGTTATCGAAAGCCCGAACAATGCTATCTGGTACATCTGAGGTTTTACCTTTTCACTTCTCTACATTCATGTGTATTTTATTGAATAATGTACATTATGCTATCCAGGCATatgaagaacttgaaagTAAAATAGATCTCCAAGAGTTAGTTCAGGCTCTTGACCAGGCTGAATCAACAAAAgttcaaaagctttctaCGACTAACTATTTGTATACGGTGAAGGTTATTCGCGGTGAAAATTTACAACCCGATGATACTGGAAAGATTCGAACTTCCTACGTTGTCCTAACTGACAATAGAGGAAAGCGAATTGGGAAAACTAGGCCAATTCATTCTATGAACCCCCGTTGGGAagattcttttgaaataaaagcaaaagattcTCTAATAATTACTGCCAATTTATGGTCTAAAGGAAAGTTCGGCGATCATGaaatatttggaagatgCTCGTTTCCTTTAACACCTAAAGTATATGGCGATTATATAGCTAGAGAAGATTGGCTAAATTTAAATCCACATGgagaattgcttttcagaaTTGAAATGGACGGCGAAAAAGAACACATTGGTTTTTATGTTGGACGCACTTATCATGATCTGGAACGATCTCAAAGTGAAATGATTAGATTTATTGTCAACAAAATGGATCCAGTTATAAGTCAGAATCTATCAATGCCAACTTTGAGAAGACTGTTATCAGGTTCATGGATGGATTTTGATAAGACTATGACTTCTGTGACTAGTTTGTTTAATCGAGCTACACTaacttccttttcaaagaaggaagatcCCAAGAAAGAAGACCATGAGCTAACTGATGTGGAAATCGAATCCGCAATCAACGATttgcttgatttttttgacgTTAATTTTTCAGTTATTGCTCGCCATTTATCAAAAGATGTCTTTATTACGGTTATGTCTTATGTATGGGACGAAGTAATGTGTACAATAGAGGATTTGTTACTGCCTCCCGTCTCTGCGAAACCAATTGAGAGGAAGCCACTCCCCGAAAACCAATTAAATATCGTATACAGTTGGTTACAATTCCTCAAAGACTATCTACATGCTAATGGCGAAGGTGTTAAGCTTTCTGTATTGGAGACAGAACATTATCAagaacttttaaaaatacgAGAGTATTACGACAAATCTACAGATGAGTTATTAGAAGAGTGTGAAAAGATTACTCTGCATTTGTACCATTCTTCTCgattaataaacaatttaaCCGGAAATAATGCGGGAATGTCTAAACTGGCAAAACTGAGCAATAAGGAAATTTACAGATCAGGAACAATAAGACAATATGTTCCACAGGTCCAACAGGCCACGGAGGGTGAACTAGAGAGGAACGAACGTATTATCCTAAGGATTTTACGGATGCGTGCCAATTCAAAAcgatttttattaaaacatTTCCAGAGAAAGGATAAGCTCAAAATGGCGGATGCTATGAGGAACGGATATGTGATGCCACTTGGGCACTTAAAAAAGGTATAA
- the csm1 gene encoding microtubule-site clamp monopolin complex subunit Csm1/Pcs1 — translation MNPQFPKKTENVPGMQQRSLKASSKTFKQRRNSPEKEDSHQDMKENIISKDLTRRDYEKDFNKPNVEPFSLPHIDENNLPKERRHEYNELSKILSKINTLQEQSFRMATEEIVQTSETQSKELYGTIAELKKELENERRNNERLHQELAENKHYFQQVDEEKLLVKELFGLDVISSKVVEEGIRYTCRNTGRRGQLEYQLLLDNSNFTFTPCLHPQRDAELMDYLPEYLTEEIIFTKEQGKLFSARIMKALQD, via the exons ATGAATCCAcagtttccaaaaaaaacagaaaatg TTCCTGGGATGCAACAACGATCGTTGAAAGCTAGTAGCAAAACGTTCAAGCAACGCAGAAACTCTCCTGAGAAAGAAGACTCTCATCAAGACATGAAAGAGAACATTATATCTAAGGATCTTACAAGGCGTGATTACGAAAAAGACTTTAATAAGCCAAATGTCGAACCTTTTAGTTTACCACatattgatgaaaataatcTTCCTAAGGAACGGCGGCATGAATATAATGAACtatcaaaaatattaagcaaaataaatacattaCAAGAGCAATCTTTTCGGATGGCTACTGAAGAGATTGTTCAGACTTCAGAAACTCAGTCTAAAG AATTATATGGAACGATAGctgaattaaaaaaagaattggagaatgaaagaagaaataatgAACGTTTACATCAAGAACTTGCcgaaaacaaacattatTTTCAACAAGTCGATGAAGAGAAATTGCTAGTTAAAGAACTTTTTGGTCTTGATGtaatttcttccaaagtcGTCGAAGAAGGAATTCGCTACACATGTAGAAACACGGGAAGGCGTGGCC AATTGGAATATCAGTTACTTCTAGATAACTCAAATTTCACGTTTACACCCTGTTTGCACCCACAGCGCGATGCTGAATTGATGGATTACTTGCCAGAATACCTTACAgaagaaataatatttaCGAAGGAACAAGGAAAGTTATTTTCGGCTCGAATCATGAAGGCTCTTCAAGActaa
- a CDS encoding MADS-box transcription factor Map1: protein MDQSRSLQEDAEGEESSKYEPGVQYIQDPFKRQTSFKKRKAGIFKKANELFMLTGSEVMVIVVSETGLVHTYSSPKLEDVVKSPEGQKVISQSLKGMNEDAHEESKFDSENDQESTPVIRSDPDLPKEKPSNLNFGLDGNGEDSSGYPIENTDQFFMSFSPHHEQEDKEPTVNPSKPLPYNHNTYGFPLEKKTPSKGQEGYSIPGEETDDSMGFSPGDLQEFSNQLSGLFHEDEQHGNNHYSMQRADSFSLPVASGSSSAQKKRRRKSETKPRTNSKSMPMHITPEKTDSDPISHKQNEQLQRQRPPLIPLSRLPSLAPLFTEAPRTDDMRFMNQNYPIPPTMSYPRPNYAQETPAPSYYQAPYDYSFPIEPYDEGYQRSEPTDFNYMPI from the exons ATGGACCAAAGTAGGTCACTGCAAGAAGACGCTGAAGGCGAAGAAAGCAGCAAATATGAACCTGGAGTGCAATACATTCAGGACCCTTTCAAGCGACAGAcaagtttcaaaaagagaaaagcaGGTATATTTAAGAAG GCGAATGAACTTTTTATGCTTACTGGGTCAGAGGTTATGGTCATTGTCGTCTCTGAGACTGGATTAGTGCATACATATTCCTCGCCGAAGCTAGAAGACGTAGTGAAGTCACCGGAAGGGCAGAAAGTGATATCTCAAAGTCTGAAGGGGATGAATGAAGATGCTCATG aagaaagtaaatttgATTCTGAAAATGACCAAGAGTCCACCCCGGTCATTCGTTCAGACCCAGACTTGCCAAAGGAGAAACCCTCCAACTTGAACTTTGGTTTGGATGGAAATGGCGAAGATTCATCTGGATATCCCATTGAAAATACTGATCAGTTTTTCATGTCTTTTTCCCCTCATCATGAACAAGAAGATAAAGAGCCCACCGTGAATCCTTCAAAGCCGCTGCCGTATAATCACAATACGTATGGCTTCCCtctggaaaagaaaactccATCGAAAGGTCAAGAAGGATACTCGATTCCAGGTGAAGAAACGGATGATTCAATGGGATTCTCTCCTGGCGATTTACAAGAATTTTCAAATCAATTATCCGGTTTGTTTCATGAAGACGAACAACATGGAAATAATCATTATTCAATGCAGCGAGCAGATTCGTTTTCACTTCCAGTTGCTTCGGGCTCTTCATCCGCCCAAAAGAAGCGTCGCCGAAAATCGGAAACGAAACCGAGAACGAACTCTAAAAGCATGCCCATGCATATTACGCCAGAGAAGACTGATTCAGATCCAATTTcacataaacaaaatgaacAACTGCAGCGTCAAAGACCACCTCTCATTCCTCTTAGTCGATTGCCTAGCCTTGCTCCTCTTTTCACGGAAGCTCCTCGTACAGATGATATGAGGTTTATGAACCAGAATTATCCGATACCTCCAACGATGTCTTATCCAAGACCTAATTATGCTCAAGAAACTCCTGCACCATCCTACTATCAAGCGCCGTATGATTACTCTTTCCCAATAGAGCCTTACGACGAAGGGTATCAACGGTCAGAACCCACCGACTTTAATTATATGCCTATCTAG
- the ubc13 gene encoding ubiquitin conjugating enzyme E2 Ubc13, whose translation MALPKRIIKEIDTLTRDPPPGIEASPMEDNLRYFQITIEGPFQSAYEGGKFHLELFLPEEYPMMPPSVRFLTKIYHPNVDKLGRICLSTLKKDWSPALQIRTVLLSIQALMGAPNPDDPLDNDVAKIWKDNEQQAIMNAREWTQKYAL comes from the exons ATGGCTCTTCCTAAACGTATAATCAAG GAAATCGACACTTTGACGAGAGACCCTCCACCAGGAATAGAGGCATCTCCTATGGAGGATAATCTTCGCTACTTCCAAATTACAATTGAAGGACCTTTTCAATCCGCTTATGAGGGTGGAAAGTTTCATTTGGAGTTGTTTTTACCAGAAGAATACCCCATG ATGCCCCCTAGCGTTCGTTTCTTGACTAAAATTTATCACCCTAATGTTGATAAACTTGGTAGAATCTGCCTTTCCACGCTGAAAA AGGATTGGAGTCCTGCTCTGCAAATTCGTACAGTTTTATTGTCTATTCAAGCCCTAATGGGAGCACCAAATCCAGACGACCCTCTGGATAATGATGTTGCTAAAATCTGGAAGGACAATGAGCAACAAGCCATAATGAATGCTCGTGAATGGACACAAAAGTATGCTTTGTAA
- the vma4 gene encoding V-type ATPase V1 subunit E, which yields MSLSDEQVQAEMRKMISFIKQEALEKAKEIHTLSEEDFQVEKAKIVREECETIDRNYEGKLKRVSMAQKIAKSNVMNKSRLDLLNSRQEVIDGIFSKVEKKLEGIEQKKDAYVKFLSDLIVQSMELLSEQVGIIYARQRDINLVSLAMTKAVEILKEQEKFKNIEIDIDHDEYLDDSCLGGVIVVGLEGKIKIDNTMKARLELIKKEALPQIRHLLFGDNPNRKFLN from the coding sequence ATGTCATTGTCAGATGAGCAGGTACAAGCGGAAATGCGCAAGATGATTAGCTTCATCAAGCAAGAAGCGCTTGAAAAAGCCAAGGAAATCCACACGCTTAGTGAAGAAGATTTCCAGGTTGAAAAGGCTAAGATTGTTCGTGAAGAATGCGAAACAATAGACAGGAATTATGAAGGAAAGTTAAAGCGAGTTTCGATGGCCCAAAAGATCGCCAAGTCGAACGTGATGAACAAAAGCCGTTTAGATCTGCTAAACAGTAGACAAGAAGTGATTGACggaattttttcaaaggtGGAAAAGAAACTAGAAGGAATtgagcaaaagaaagatgctTATGTCAAGTTTTTGAGTGATTTAATCGTTCAGTCAATGGAACTCTTGAGTGAGCAAGTCGGCATTATCTATGCTCGTCAGCGTGATATTAATTTGGTATCCCTAGCCATGACTAAGGCTGtggaaattttgaaagaacaagaaaaattcaaaaatattgaaattgaCATTGATCATGATGAGTACTTGGATGACTCCTGTCTCGGCGGTGTGATTGTGGTCGGTTTAGAAGGAAAGATCAAAATCGACAACACGATGAAGGCCCGTCTCGAATtaatcaagaaagaagcaCTCCCTCAAATTCGCCATTTATTGTTTGGTGACAATCCTAACCGTAAGTTTCTCAATTAG
- the sea3 gene encoding GATOR2-SEACAT complex/GATOR1-SEACIT GTPase complex ubiquitin-protein ligase E3 subunit Sea3 — MESSSPSMSDEHSMSLGVSPKFHTAATSSINEQNEWSNADNDRNSPGGNEPIYMKEPESHNEFLGNESIPAHNSVGSSSADVSKIPAYDFQSSVRSDERNSEFEKRSMKLKQNSSTSFANLSGSDRSETNLPPTSTLTSVYSSPVQQYSLKSRQSFFSRNPSNDRQNANSDSTLVVPQTEENSPPILGQPQENDSNLGLYGSSTFNRQLSIQVNQPVGAMSLSPCGRDVALASRNGLLVIDLDNPYNPPRMLRHSTPWEVADAQWNVHAARDQWVVTTLNQKTIVWNLALPNANAIEFMLHGHTRAVTDMNWHRQYPDILATSSIDSSVHCWDLRTPRFPVNSFYDWHNGATQVKWNYRNPHVLASSHGRFVHIWDDRYGSGPLHTIQTSGSITKINGLEFNKVSETRLLTCAMDRTVKFWDYSKSTIEPEHLITTDAPVWKARFTPFGEGVMLMPQRGDNSVHLYDVRNLNEGGPRPVHTFSGHTDLVKEFLWRCRGEDVFDKDNRDFQLVTWSKDRYVRLWPISKDVLQSTGHDPSKPVPFRLPRYGAKYRTYAREPIKECVKPNEKESDSLEVLNKERMTDFSTETGNSLQGESSIGFAPNVSRKRQKNTNGPSNAGFMTRSTKLQDNLTPLNWLRGISMGRQGNADWEVPQNLGEELSWIGQKYGNVNFEEIDVAQRKCRISLNAPLLPEGAFTFIRLRIQLPLGYPVSASPIFHLEKSSAFSDEQFNHILSTLNLISSHCITSKKPCMDGCLSFLSGESTTEDVWKLKEIDEDSDTSSESSDGFVENFPSISDFRGGDRGLSHIKQNIPLPKTCAAIFCNDTLVCFFTTQRENTSGHTSINRENHGRQKLFESFGVLNANSITESDSANFDEDPSFAQVGSTDSDEDFIWNVDEANTGNLVFPKYRNSLGINNINSNNSFFGSQLAPRDMFTTNRLSSKGSTKRSIGTNKTTVETRHLVKFFDMSATLPTKKHLAAEYVIFGKKVEICKRNAQVAKAFGHLHLMNSWLFVGRMLKLLDLKNKSKDIGARTYWFENGLFLKTVQSFLNYYITQENLQMLAMLSCVLDEPELYSENKRLIKRSKKPVSAKSDTTIMNKSSGKLASKSEKVEKMSSQSLARILAKPEKKFSDGNSVYSLGKEGSVPMKKTWVVQVRPEADGRNEKVNTKEEEVFWRLHVCFSFWRSSYAGLLDQWGFNIPKLELLKLNAVCEKDGGDHSDHGAPDMLTTSQLQASVASTKMKKKERKAKVDERCSFCNLSIRGLSNVCNSCLHAIHEECFYEWYSAEDTMTQYCPSSCGCHCQYLKPE; from the coding sequence ATGGAGTCTTCATCTCCCAGCATGAGTGATGAACACTCTATGTCTTTAGGTGTATCGCCCAAATTTCATACTGCTGCAACTTCCTCGATTAACGAGCAAAACGAATGGAGCAATGCCGATAACGATCGAAACAGTCCTGGTGGTAATGAACCAATTTACATGAAGGAACCTGAAAGCCATAATGAGTTTCTAGGAAATGAAAGTATTCCTGCTCATAATTCCGTCGGGAGTAGCAGCGCTGATGTAAGTAAAATACCCGCTTATGATTTTCAGTCTAGCGTACGTTCCGATGAAAGGAATagtgaatttgaaaagcgGTCGATGAAgttaaaacaaaattcatCAACTTCTTTCGCCAATTTATCTGGCAGCGATCGATCCGAGACGAATCTACCGCCCACTTCTACCCTAACCTCTGTTTACTCTTCCCCAGTTCAACAATATAGTTTAAAATCGAGACAGTCGTTTTTTTCTAGGAATCCGTCCAATGACCGCCAAAATGCAAATTCGGATTCTACATTGGTGGTACCTCaaacagaagaaaactcGCCCCCCATATTGGGTCAGCCGCAAGAAAACGACTCGAATTTAGGTCTTTATGGAAGCAGTACATTTAATCGACAACTTTCTATTCAGGTGAATCAGCCTGTTGGTGCAATGTCCTTATCTCCTTGCGGGAGAGATGTTGCATTGGCTTCTCGTAATGGTCTATTAGTAATTGATTTGGATAACCCTTATAATCCACCCCGAATGTTGCGACATTCAACTCCTTGGGAGGTTGCTGATGCTCAATGGAACGTTCACGCTGCTAGAGACCAGTGGGTTGTCACGACattaaatcaaaaaacaatcGTGTGGAACCTTGCACTTCCTAATGCGAACGCTATAGAATTTATGCTTCATGGACATACCCGTGCTGTTACTGATATGAACTGGCACAGGCAGTATCCAGATATCCTGGCTACGAGTTCCATTGACTCTTCAGTTCATTGTTGGGATTTACGAACTCCTAGGTTTCCTGTCAATTCTTTCTACGATTGGCATAATGGCGCAACACAAGTGAAATGGAACTATCGTAACCCTCATGTATTAGCATCTAGTCATGGTCGTTTTGTGCATATTTGGGATGACCGATATGGCTCTGGACCCTTACATACTATTCAGACCTCGGGAAGCATTACAAAAATCAATGGTTTAGAGTTCAACAAAGTCAGTGAAACGCGTTTATTAACTTGTGCTATGGATCGCACTGTTAAATTTTGGGattattcaaaatctaCCATTGAACCCGAACATTTAATTACAACTGATGCTCCGGTTTGGAAAGCTAGATTTACGCCTTTTGGTGAAGGTGTTATGCTAATGCCACAACGGGGCGATAATTCTGTTCATTTATATGATGTCCGTAACCTCAATGAAGGTGGACCACGACCCGTTCATACCTTTTCTGGTCATACCGATTTAGTAAAGGAGTTTCTGTGGAGATGTCGTGGTGAAGATGTTTTTGATAAAGATAACCGAGACTTTCAGTTGGTTACTTGGTCTAAAGATCGATACGTACGGTTATGGCCAATTTCGAAGGATGTATTACAATCAACTGGCCATGATCCTTCCAAACCGGTCCCTTTTCGTCTCCCCAGATATGGCGCAAAGTATCGAACGTATGCTCGTGAGCCAATTAAAGAATGCGTAAAACcgaatgaaaaggaatcCGATAGTTTGGAAGTACTTAACAAGGAAAGGATGACAGATTTTAGCACAGAAACTGGTAATAGCCTTCAAGGTGAGTCATCAATAGGTTTTGCCCCAAACGTTAGCCGAAAGCGTCAAAAAAATACGAATGGTCCATCAAATGCTGGATTCATGACTCGTTCAACGAAGTTGCAGGATAATCTAACGCCCTTAAATTGGCTTCGCGGAATTTCAATGGGGCGTCAAGGAAATGCTGATTGGGAAGTTCCTCAAAATCTTGGTGAGGAGCTATCTTGGATTGGTCAAAAATATGGGAATGTAAACTTCGAGGAAATAGATGTAgctcaaagaaaatgcagGATTTCTTTGAACGCTCCTTTATTACCCGAAGGAgcatttacttttattcGCTTACGCATACAGCTTCCTTTGGGTTATCCGGTTTCAGCTAGTCCCATATTCCATTTAGAAAAATCCAGCGCATTTAGTGATGAGCAGTTCAATCACATATTATCAACACTAAACTTAATTTCGAGCCATTGTATCACGTCTAAAAAGCCATGCATGGATGGCTGCTTATCTTTTCTATCAGGGGAATCGACAACTGAGGATGTTTGGAAActgaaagaaattgatgaagatTCGGATACTTCTTCTGAATCTTCTGATGGTTTTGTAGAAAACTTTCCGAGCATTTCGGATTTTCGAGGTGGTGATCGCGGTCTCTCTCACATTAAGCAAAATATACCTTTACCTAAAACTTGTGCTGCGATTTTCTGTAACGATACTCTGGTATGTTTTTTTACTACACAACGTGAGAATACTTCTGGCCATACTTCAATAAATCGTGAAAACCACGGTCGGCAAAAGTTGTTTGAATCATTTGGTGTTTTAAATGCGAATAGTATTACAGAATCAGACTCCGCCAATTTCGACGAAGATCCGTCATTTGCTCAAGTCGGTTCTACTGATTCAGATGAGGATTTTATTTGGAACGTAGATGAAGCTAATACTGGCaatcttgtttttccaaagtaTCGAAACAGCTTAGGAATAAACAACATTAATTCGaataattcattttttggcTCTCAGCTTGCTCCCCGAGACATGTTTACGACAAATCGTTTATCGTCCAAAGGATCCACGAAACGTTCTATAGGTACAAACAAGACGACTGTTGAAACGAGACATCTCGtgaaattttttgacaTGAGTGCGACACTTCCTacaaagaaacatttgGCTGCGGAGTATGttatatttggaaaaaaggTCGAgatttgtaaaagaaatgcCCAGGTtgcaaaagcttttggGCATCTTCATCTAATGAATTCATGGCTCTTTGTTGGAAGGATGCTGAAGTTGTTGGATCTAAAAAACAAGTCAAAGGATATAGGAGCAAGAACATATTGGTTTGAGAATGGGCTTTTCCTAAAAACAGTTCaatcatttttaaattacTATATCACTCAGGAAAACTTACAGATGTTAGCGATGCTTTCATGTGTATTGGATGAGCCAGAGCTTTACTCGGAGAATAAGCGGTTGATAAAGAGGAGTAAAAAGCCTGTTTCAGCAAAGTCAGATACAACAATTATGAACAAAAGTTCGGGGAAACTTGCTTCCAAATCggaaaaagttgaaaaaatgtCAAGTCAGTCGTTGGCACGCATCCTTGCTAAACCCGAGAAAAAGTTTAGTGATGGTAATTCTGTGTATTCTTTAGGAAAGGAAGGTAGTGTACCAATGAAGAAGACATGGGTGGTACAAGTTCGGCCTGAGGCAGATGgaaggaatgaaaaagtaaatactaaagaagaagaagtgtTTTGGCGTTTGcatgtttgtttttccttttggcGATCATCTTACGCAGGACTTTTAGACCAATGGGGTTTTAACATACCAAAACTAGAATTATTGAAACTGAATGCTGTTTGTGAGAAGGATGGAGGGGATCATAGTGATCATGGAGCGCCAGATATGTTAACTACTAGTCAACTCCAGGCATCGGttgcttcaacaaaaatgaaaaaaaaggaaagaaaagctaaAGTTGATGAACGATGTTCATTCTGTAATCTTTCAATTCGAGGATTATCAAATGTTTGCAATTCGTGTTTACATGCGATTCACGAAGAatgtttttatgaatggTATTCTGCAGAAGATACGATGACTCAATATTGCCCATCAAGTTGTGGATGTCATTGTCAATACTTAAAACCGGAATGA